The Salminus brasiliensis chromosome 8, fSalBra1.hap2, whole genome shotgun sequence genome has a window encoding:
- the tra2b gene encoding transformer-2 protein homolog beta, whose product MSDPGREFTERESRSGSRSLSPRGSHKSTSRSPAHSPAHSKQGSRHSRSKSHSRSRSKSGSRSHRSSRRRYSRSRSRSRSRRRRSRSRSYSGESRRRRSHSHSPMSNRRRHIGNRANPDPTSCLGVFGLSLYTTERDLREVFSKYGPLADVCIVYDQQSRRSRGFAFVYFENREDSQEAKERANGMELDGRRIRVDFSITKRPHTPTPGIYMGRPTYGGGGGGGSGGGGGGGGGGSGGGGGGPSMSRRRDYDRGYDRGYDRGYDRYDNREYYSRSYRRRSPSPYYNRGAYRSRSRSRSYSPRHY is encoded by the exons ATGAGCGACCCGGGGAGAGAGTTCACCGAGCGG GAGTCGCGCTCGGGCTCCAGGAGTTTGAGTCCAAGAGGCTCTCACAAATCCACCAGCCGCTCTCCGGCCCACTCTCCAGCTCACTCGAAGCAGGGCTCGCGCCACTCGCGCTCCAAGTCACACTCTCGGTCCAGGTCCAAGTCTGG TTCCCGTTCCCATCGGAGTTCTCGGAGGCGTTATTCCCGTTCACGCTCTCGTTCACGCTCTCGCCGCCGCCGCTCTCGCAGCCGTTCTTACAGCGGTGAGTCACGACGCAGGAGGAGCCACAGCCACTCTCCAATGAGCAACCGCAGACGACACATTGGAAACCGG GCCAACCCTGACCCTACCAGCTGTCTGGGTGTGTTTGGGCTGAGTCTCTACACCACAGAGAGGGACCTGCGAGAGGTTTTCTCCAAATACGGCCCGCTGGCCGACGTCTGCATAGTCTACGATCAGCAGTCCCGCCGCTCGCGAGGCTTCGCCTTCGTTTACTTTGAAAACAGAGAAGATTCACAAGAG GCCAAAGAGAGAGCCAATGGGATGGAGTTAGATGGACGCAGAATCCGGGTGGATTTCTCAATCACCAAGAGaccccacacccccacccccggCATCTACATGGGCCGACCCACGTA tgGTGGCGGTGGCGGCGGTGGCAgcggaggtggtggtggtggtggtggtggtggtagtggaggtggtggaggaggccCCAGCATGAGCCGGCGTCGGGACTATGACAGAGGCTATGACCGTGGCTACGACAGAGGCTACGATCGCTATGACAACAGGGAGTACTACAGCAGGTCGTACAG GAGAAGATCCCCGTCTCCGTACTACAACCGAGGAGCGTACCGCTCCAGATCCCGCTCTCGCTCCTACTCTCCTC GTCACTACTGA